The following proteins are encoded in a genomic region of Pyrus communis chromosome 11, drPyrComm1.1, whole genome shotgun sequence:
- the LOC137708229 gene encoding xyloglucan glycosyltransferase 4-like, which produces MAPSSVVVTIEKPENPSLKHNLLDSSAFLEKQKAVSTKQFTWVLLLKVNRVFACLSWLPMALKATFLSLKNRVALSDLTDEEPKTRGRLYRFIKAFLGLSIVALVFEMIAHYKNWNLSLYQPWEAQGLVQWCYMVWLTFRVDYISPVAIAMSNFCVVLFLIQSFDRLVLCVGCFWIKYKKIKPTIAEDAFDIEDPSSFPMVLIQIPMCNEREVYEQAIASSCQMDWPRDRLLIQVLDDSDDIILQNLIKDEVSSWHQKGVNIIYRHRLIRTGYKAGNLKSAMGCDYVKDYEFVAIFDADFTPNSDYLKRTVPHFKGNPELGLVQARWSFVNKDENLLTRLQNINLCFHFEVEQQVNGVFLNFFGFNGTAGVWRIKALEESGGWLERTTVEDMDIAVRAHLNGWKMIFLNDVRVLCELPESYETYKKQQHRWHSGPMQLFRLCLPAILTSKISMWKKSNLIFLFFLLRKLILPFYSFTLFCIILPLTMFLPEAELPLWVICYIPIFMSFLNILPSPKSFPFLVPYLLFENTMSVTKFNAMVSGLFQLGSSYEWVVTKKTGRSSESDLLAYSERESLSANEEKILRRNSESGLELLSKLKEQEEVVPKKKKKNGIYRKELALAFLLLTAAARSFLSAHGVHFYFLLFQGLSFLAVGLDLIGEQMG; this is translated from the exons ATGGCTCCGAGCTCCGTCGTGGTCACAATCGAAAAGCCCGAAAATCCGTCACTAAAGCACAATCTTTTGGATTCCTCGGCCTTTTTGGAGAAACAAAAAGCCGTGAGCACCAAGCAATTCACATGGGTTCTTCTCCTCAAGGTGAACAGAGTATTCGCCTGCCTCTCATGGCTGCCGATGGCGTTGAAGGCAACGTTCCTTTCGCTTAAAAACCGCGTTGCTTTATCTGACTTGACCGACGAAGAGCCCAAAACCCGAGGAAGGCTGTACAGATTCATCAAAGCCTTCCTCGGGTTGTCGATTGTGGCTCTCGTCTTCGAAATGATTGCGCATTACAAAAACTGGAATTTGAGTTTGTACCAGCCGTGGGAGGCGCAGGGTCTGGTGCAGTGGTGCTACATGGTTTGGTTGACTTTCAGAGTTGACTATATTTCCCCGGTGGCCATCGCCATGTCCAACTTCTGCGTTGTGCTTTTTCTGATTCAATCTTTTGATCGATTGGTTCTGTGTGTCGGATGCTTCTGGATCAAGTACAAGAAGATAAAGCCAACAATTGCAGAAGATGCTTTTGACATTGAAGATCCTTCTAGTTTTCCAATGGTGCTTATTCAGATCCCTATGTGCAATGAGAGAGAG GTGTATGAGCAAGCAATTGCATCTTCATGCCAGATGGATTGGCCAAGAGACAGACTTTTGATTCAGGTCCTAGATGACTCGGATGACATAATTTTACAGAATTTGATCAAAGACGAAGTCTCGTCGTGGCATCAGAAAggtgtgaatataatctacaGACATCGATTGATCAGAACCGGCTATAAAGCCGGCAACCTTAAATCCGCCATGGGTTGTGATTATGTCAAAGACTATGAGTTTGTGGCAATTTTCGATGCTGATTTCACTCCCAATTCCGATTACCTTAAGCGGACAGTTCCTCACTTCAAG GGAAATCCGGAACTAGGACTTGTCCAAGCTCGATGGTCTTTCGTGAACAAGGACGAGAACTTACTCACGAGGCTCCAAAACATCAATTTGTGCTTCCATTTTGAAGTGGAACAGCAAGTGAATGGTGTCTTTCTCAATTTCTTCGGATTCAATGGAACCGCGGGAGTTTGGAGGATTAAGGCTTTGGAAGAATCAGGAGGTTGGCTGGAGAGAACAACAGTTGAGGACATGGACATTGCAGTTCGCGCACATTTGAACGGATGGAAAATGATCTTCCTCAATGATGTGAGAGTCCTCTGTGAATTGCCAGAGTCTTATGAAACTTACAAGAAGCAGCAGCACCGTTGGCATTCGGGTCCAATGCAGCTCTTCAGATTGTGTCTTCCTGCTATCTTGACTTCCAAG ATTTCGATGTGGAAGAAGTCGAACttgatatttcttttctttctgttgAGGAAGCTAATTCTTCCCTTCTACTCATTCACATTGTTTTGTATCATACTCCCACTGACCATGTTCTTACCTGAGGCAGAACTGCCTCTTTGGGTAATCTGCTACATTCCGATTTTCATGTCCTTTCTAAACATCCTCCCGTCCCCGAAATCATTCCCTTTCTTGGTCCCCTACCTTCTTTTCGAGAACACAATGTCTGTCACAAAGTTCAACGCCATGGTCTCAGGGCTATTCCAGCTCGGAAGTTCCTACGAGTGGGTGGTGACAAAGAAGACCGGAAGATCATCTGAGTCGGATTTGCTAGCCTATTCCGAGAGGGAATCGCTGTCTGCGAATGAAGAGAAGATCCTGAGGAGGAACTCCGAGTCGGGTCTAGAATTACTAAGCAAACTCAAGGAACAAGAAGAAGTAGtacccaagaaaaagaagaagaatgggATCTACAGGAAAGAGCTTGCTCTTGCTTTCTTGCTGCTCACTGCAGCAGCCAGAAGCTTCTTATCTGCTCATGGAGTTCACTTCTACTTCTTGCTTTTCCAAGGCTTGTCATTTCTTGCTGTAGGGTTGGACTTAATAGGTGAGCAGATGGGCTAA